Proteins encoded within one genomic window of Methanosarcina barkeri str. Wiesmoor:
- a CDS encoding carboxypeptidase-like regulatory domain-containing protein, translating to MPLLTVVGLIGFCAVLSALSNAPTPPKPMYATADMSVLSLPSTEGGSNTETNLSLPVKVFDSENRGIGDANVIAWSPDRKKAYSGVTDLEGNVILKILNPGLPPGKAEGYIKIKVMREGYRDFTSDYLLRCFGAELPWTDLMLEESEARRILDLASALFLRTSCSPYFLFSVFSFYLCLLQQ from the coding sequence TTGCCCCTTCTTACTGTTGTAGGTCTTATAGGATTTTGCGCAGTTCTCTCGGCCCTTAGCAATGCCCCTACTCCTCCAAAACCTATGTATGCTACAGCAGATATGAGTGTACTTTCCTTACCGTCCACTGAGGGAGGCAGTAATACGGAAACAAACCTGAGCTTGCCTGTAAAAGTGTTTGACAGCGAGAATCGCGGTATAGGGGACGCAAATGTGATTGCCTGGAGTCCGGATAGGAAGAAAGCCTATTCAGGGGTTACAGATCTCGAAGGAAATGTAATATTGAAAATTTTGAATCCCGGACTGCCTCCGGGAAAAGCTGAAGGATACATTAAGATAAAAGTAATGAGAGAAGGATACAGAGATTTCACCAGCGATTATTTACTGAGGTGCTTCGGAGCTGAATTACCCTGGACAGATTTGATGCTGGAAGAGTCTGAGGCAAGAAGGATACTGGATCTTGCTTCTGCATTATTTCTCCGTACTTCCTGTTCTCCGTATTTTCTGTTCTCCGTATTCTCTTTTTATTTATGCTTATTACAGCAATAA